Proteins from a genomic interval of Fibrobacter sp.:
- a CDS encoding type I restriction enzyme HsdR N-terminal domain-containing protein, whose protein sequence is MKNLNALVEKYKSLTLTNELNNEEAVKNYIIRNMVERVWGYEYGAGVDCYKVEVELPQIGVKVNHSRCDYLIQTANYKCIIEAKRLSEDVENQKHIDELASYVHNMLVEVGILTNGRKWSFFIADAASHVMEKTPFKTIDFEKISDEDKKYLLDLFKKPGADLAKIRSAYEEGKKKAEEQNLMAKIEAAIMEERKYLSEDEKKHIIRKVEPGVNVVNQNKLDSYENYFQAAMMNIVEKEKAKYKAEAEAEAARYKNDIEPEELMVYSIVLGLLADKYDTSVINLSDFNSGLLAKVHFNGPKSGQPILWIIGKIIDNKYRFEGIAFPKADGAQGDTIALVDPKEIFVHKDQVRAEAEISFAGPRVKELKSENPATESSV, encoded by the coding sequence ATGAAAAATCTTAACGCTCTTGTTGAAAAGTATAAGTCTCTCACCCTCACGAACGAACTTAATAATGAGGAGGCTGTAAAAAATTACATCATCCGAAATATGGTAGAACGAGTGTGGGGGTATGAATATGGTGCCGGTGTTGATTGCTATAAGGTTGAAGTAGAATTGCCTCAAATTGGAGTAAAGGTAAATCATAGCCGTTGTGATTATCTTATTCAAACAGCAAATTACAAGTGCATTATTGAAGCGAAACGTCTTTCGGAAGATGTTGAAAATCAAAAGCATATTGATGAACTTGCATCTTACGTGCATAACATGCTTGTTGAAGTTGGAATCTTGACAAACGGACGTAAATGGTCCTTCTTTATCGCAGATGCTGCTAGTCATGTCATGGAGAAAACGCCGTTTAAAACGATAGATTTTGAAAAGATTTCGGATGAGGATAAAAAGTATCTTCTGGATCTTTTTAAGAAGCCAGGCGCTGATTTAGCGAAGATTCGTTCTGCCTACGAAGAGGGTAAGAAAAAAGCTGAAGAACAAAATCTTATGGCGAAAATTGAAGCTGCAATTATGGAAGAACGTAAATATCTTTCCGAAGATGAGAAGAAGCATATCATCCGTAAAGTTGAGCCTGGTGTTAATGTAGTCAATCAGAATAAACTTGATAGTTACGAGAATTATTTTCAGGCAGCCATGATGAATATTGTGGAAAAGGAAAAGGCCAAGTATAAAGCAGAAGCGGAAGCAGAGGCTGCTCGTTATAAGAATGATATTGAGCCTGAAGAACTTATGGTATATTCTATCGTTCTTGGTCTTCTTGCTGATAAATATGATACGTCAGTTATCAATTTGAGCGATTTCAATAGTGGTCTTCTTGCGAAAGTTCATTTTAACGGACCTAAATCTGGTCAACCGATTCTTTGGATCATTGGAAAGATTATTGACAACAAGTATCGTTTTGAAGGTATTGCATTTCCTAAGGCAGATGGGGCGCAAGGTGATACAATTGCTCTAGTTGATCCCAAGGAAATTTTTGTTCACAAAGATCAAGTCCGTGCGGAAGCAGAAATAAGCTTTGCGGGACCTCGAGTTAAAGAATTAAAATCTGAAAATCCTGCAACGGAATCTTCCGTATGA